From one Lactiplantibacillus paraplantarum genomic stretch:
- a CDS encoding LysR family transcriptional regulator, with amino-acid sequence MNERDLKYFCSLVETGNYTATATQFQVTQPAISAALRRLESEYHAILLTQANHRAQLVTTAAGRTLYIKASQLLKAFSQMALEVQHANERQVRLGFSNVAGGIWLPRVIKKFISVHLLDQVTTTIADSEKLLVDLRNGKLDAAVFSTLLPEHSTDLRVSILEEHQLQVLVNVNSPLSQLETIRATDLQGIPIIARPKHALPRLALEQYCQRGRISPKIIYEAATNALVEGLVAQNIGVGMVIAGSIVLSDQVVGIPLAPKEQLHCYMQLAVRKSFLPNTNQQQCIDVLRQIRQTFV; translated from the coding sequence GTGAATGAACGTGATTTGAAGTATTTCTGCTCATTAGTTGAGACGGGAAATTATACAGCCACAGCTACCCAGTTTCAGGTTACGCAACCCGCTATTTCGGCTGCTTTGAGACGTTTAGAGTCTGAATACCATGCGATCTTGTTAACACAGGCCAATCATCGAGCACAATTAGTAACGACTGCGGCCGGGCGTACCTTGTATATTAAGGCTAGCCAACTTTTAAAGGCTTTTTCTCAAATGGCGTTAGAAGTTCAGCACGCTAATGAACGGCAGGTCCGATTGGGTTTTTCAAACGTAGCGGGTGGAATCTGGCTCCCACGGGTGATTAAAAAATTTATATCAGTTCACTTATTGGATCAAGTAACGACGACGATAGCTGATTCTGAAAAGTTATTAGTTGATTTGCGGAATGGTAAGTTAGATGCGGCCGTGTTTTCAACACTGCTGCCAGAACACTCGACTGATTTACGGGTGAGCATCTTAGAGGAGCATCAGTTGCAGGTTTTGGTTAATGTCAATAGTCCGCTAAGCCAGCTAGAGACAATTCGCGCAACTGATTTACAAGGCATACCAATTATTGCTCGGCCCAAACACGCCTTGCCCCGGCTAGCGCTGGAACAGTATTGTCAGCGCGGTCGGATTAGCCCTAAGATTATTTATGAGGCGGCGACAAATGCGTTAGTTGAGGGACTGGTTGCCCAAAATATCGGTGTAGGGATGGTTATTGCAGGTTCCATCGTGTTAAGTGATCAGGTTGTGGGGATTCCATTGGCCCCTAAGGAACAATTACATTGCTACATGCAGCTGGCAGTCCGGAAGTCCTTTTTACCCAATACTAACCAGCAACAGTGCATAGATGTTTTGCGCCAAATTAGACAAACATTCGTGTGA
- a CDS encoding flavodoxin domain-containing protein → MTVAIRYQTRNGNTQAFAEQIATVAGVPAESIDTPVEQADTLFFGGGTYFIKPDKSASAFMKSLDATKVKQIALFTTSGGPEMVSDKALTKIATEKGIPVIGHFHQVMGGKGMKIIGSAGGKLKAEQIELVKEFAQKMLAQ, encoded by the coding sequence ATGACAGTAGCAATTCGTTATCAAACTCGTAATGGTAATACTCAGGCATTTGCCGAACAAATCGCAACCGTGGCTGGCGTCCCCGCAGAATCAATCGACACGCCCGTTGAACAAGCTGATACGCTCTTCTTTGGCGGGGGAACTTATTTTATAAAACCCGACAAATCGGCATCTGCTTTCATGAAAAGCTTAGATGCTACGAAAGTTAAGCAAATCGCATTATTTACCACCTCAGGAGGACCCGAAATGGTTTCGGACAAGGCCCTCACAAAGATCGCAACTGAAAAGGGCATCCCCGTAATTGGCCATTTTCATCAAGTTATGGGTGGCAAGGGCATGAAAATCATCGGCAGTGCTGGGGGTAAACTCAAAGCTGAACAGATTGAACTCGTTAAAGAATTTGCACAGAAGATGTTGGCGCAATAA
- the arsC gene encoding arsenate reductase (thioredoxin), translating into MPKIYFLCTGNACRSQMAEGFARQLLGSAWEVASAGVEIHGLNPLAVQTMAEVGIDISDHTSKLIDVAYLNQCQVVVTLCGDARDRCPVTPPTVIKYHWPLPDPARATGATNERLQVFRQVRDQIKLNVTTLAQTLSQN; encoded by the coding sequence ATGCCTAAAATTTATTTTTTATGTACGGGCAATGCTTGCCGTAGTCAAATGGCCGAGGGTTTTGCGCGACAATTATTAGGGTCAGCCTGGGAAGTTGCGAGTGCGGGCGTGGAAATTCACGGACTGAATCCGTTAGCTGTCCAGACAATGGCCGAAGTTGGCATTGATATTAGTGACCATACTTCTAAACTAATTGATGTGGCTTACCTTAATCAGTGTCAGGTTGTTGTCACACTCTGTGGTGATGCACGTGATCGCTGTCCGGTGACCCCGCCTACAGTGATTAAGTACCATTGGCCACTGCCTGATCCTGCACGGGCTACTGGCGCGACTAATGAACGATTACAAGTCTTTCGGCAGGTACGTGATCAAATTAAGCTGAACGTGACGACCCTAGCGCAAACGTTAAGTCAGAACTAA
- a CDS encoding SDR family NAD(P)-dependent oxidoreductase gives MKDFKDKVMFITGAAHGFGQVIAEGAADRGMKLAMVDIDEPALKESYQHVLDKGAEALMITADVTKEASVDDAVEQAMEKFGRIDLLINNAGIALPGRIWELPTRDWEWIMHINLMSQVYAMKRIIPIMIQQKTHADILNVASIAGLVDTPGMPSYHASKFASVGMTEATAYDLQRADIDIDMHVMCPGFVQTDLYHTENHRPAQYSDPTDPYYQSEAYLKGQQFAKYVITNGKPIDTIADTVFKALEDNRFYILTHPEYNPLIEDRVKRIVTDGAPDVHIMDGIM, from the coding sequence ATGAAAGATTTTAAAGATAAGGTCATGTTTATTACGGGTGCTGCACACGGATTTGGGCAAGTGATTGCTGAGGGTGCCGCCGATCGTGGTATGAAATTAGCCATGGTTGATATTGATGAACCGGCTTTGAAAGAGAGTTATCAGCACGTTCTCGACAAAGGTGCCGAGGCGTTGATGATTACAGCCGATGTTACTAAGGAAGCGAGTGTGGATGACGCTGTCGAACAGGCAATGGAAAAATTTGGTCGCATTGACTTGCTGATCAATAATGCGGGAATCGCATTACCCGGCCGGATTTGGGAATTGCCGACTCGTGATTGGGAATGGATCATGCATATCAATCTAATGAGTCAAGTCTATGCGATGAAGCGCATTATTCCCATTATGATTCAACAGAAAACCCACGCGGATATTCTTAACGTGGCTTCAATTGCCGGTTTGGTGGATACACCCGGAATGCCATCGTACCATGCCAGCAAGTTTGCTTCCGTAGGGATGACTGAGGCGACGGCTTATGATTTACAGCGTGCCGATATTGACATTGACATGCACGTGATGTGTCCAGGATTCGTGCAGACGGATCTCTATCACACTGAGAATCACCGACCAGCGCAATACAGTGATCCAACGGACCCATATTATCAAAGTGAAGCGTACTTAAAGGGGCAACAGTTTGCGAAGTATGTTATTACCAATGGGAAACCGATTGATACGATTGCCGATACCGTTTTTAAAGCCTTAGAGGATAACCGGTTTTATATTTTGACTCATCCCGAATATAACCCATTGATTGAAGATCGAGTTAAACGGATCGTCACGGATGGTGCACCAGACGTTCACATTATGGACGGGATTATGTAA
- a CDS encoding acetoacetate decarboxylase family protein: MASFIASDQDVKNFLTAPSMNDQEGIGFAYATDEAVLKALIPAPLKLMAPVVCGYVVHMGKPTFSAPYLEESLFALVSYKDKMMGAYPINLLLHGPGAESGVIAGREGAGIPKKLADAIELRRNDNSATATVERHGKTLLNVSWTAGELNDPSIMKQFAGQLALGKEAEMNSFFYKYDIDQHEDGTNHFSNVQLVATQLRSLADQVEPGNLSIQLESTDDDPFGELKVLKPLGAAWFHFDTSVMFNTLKLDEVDAATTMPKLLTGRYDRSFFNPKAATYII, translated from the coding sequence ATGGCAAGTTTTATTGCAAGTGATCAGGATGTTAAGAACTTTTTGACGGCACCAAGCATGAATGACCAAGAAGGCATTGGGTTTGCTTATGCCACTGACGAAGCGGTGCTTAAGGCTTTAATTCCAGCTCCATTAAAATTAATGGCACCGGTAGTTTGCGGCTATGTCGTTCATATGGGCAAACCAACCTTCAGTGCCCCATACCTTGAAGAAAGTCTATTTGCTCTCGTTAGCTATAAAGATAAGATGATGGGGGCCTATCCAATCAATTTACTGCTCCACGGACCCGGCGCGGAAAGTGGTGTGATTGCAGGGCGTGAAGGTGCTGGAATTCCTAAGAAGCTGGCGGATGCCATCGAATTACGTCGGAATGACAACAGTGCGACGGCCACGGTCGAACGCCATGGCAAGACATTACTGAACGTTTCGTGGACGGCCGGTGAACTGAATGATCCGTCAATTATGAAACAATTTGCGGGGCAGCTCGCGTTAGGTAAGGAAGCCGAAATGAATAGTTTCTTCTACAAATATGACATTGATCAACATGAAGATGGGACGAACCATTTCAGTAATGTCCAATTAGTTGCGACTCAATTACGGTCCTTAGCTGATCAAGTTGAACCTGGGAATCTAAGCATTCAGTTGGAGTCAACCGATGATGATCCGTTTGGCGAACTGAAGGTTTTGAAGCCACTTGGCGCTGCATGGTTCCATTTTGATACGTCAGTGATGTTTAATACTTTGAAATTGGACGAAGTTGATGCCGCGACAACGATGCCTAAGCTTTTAACGGGCCGCTATGACCGGAGTTTCTTCAATCCAAAGGCAGCTACCTATATTATTTAA
- a CDS encoding nitroreductase family protein, whose product MSEAVKSLVNNDLADVMFNRHSVRQFDPDVKIERAELQKMIAEAATAPSACNLQSWHFVVIDTPEAKAKFKQAVMKFNYPQVDSASAIVFIAGDTQSHYVYRDVWNKVYQDGNITKERLDQILGTFLPLYENATPDFLKFDATIDCSVVGMQLLLVARAHGYDANAFSGIDFEKMIPTLGLDPKRYVPVMGIAIGKAAQEPLHTTRYDAKTQTDFLG is encoded by the coding sequence ATGTCAGAAGCAGTAAAAAGTCTAGTGAACAATGATTTAGCAGACGTGATGTTTAACCGCCATTCAGTGCGGCAGTTTGACCCGGATGTCAAAATTGAGCGTGCTGAGTTACAAAAGATGATTGCGGAAGCAGCCACTGCGCCATCGGCATGTAATTTACAGTCATGGCACTTTGTAGTGATTGATACGCCCGAAGCAAAGGCTAAATTCAAACAGGCTGTGATGAAGTTCAATTATCCGCAAGTTGACAGTGCATCAGCCATCGTCTTTATTGCCGGTGATACTCAGTCGCACTATGTTTACCGCGATGTCTGGAACAAGGTTTATCAAGACGGTAATATTACGAAGGAGCGTTTGGATCAAATTCTGGGAACTTTCTTACCACTATATGAAAATGCAACGCCAGATTTCTTGAAATTTGATGCGACGATTGACTGTTCCGTTGTTGGGATGCAGTTGCTACTAGTTGCACGGGCTCATGGGTATGACGCCAATGCCTTCTCCGGTATCGATTTTGAGAAGATGATTCCAACATTGGGTCTTGATCCTAAACGATACGTGCCAGTAATGGGGATTGCGATTGGGAAAGCGGCACAGGAACCGCTGCATACCACCCGGTACGATGCTAAGACCCAGACCGATTTTCTCGGTTGA
- a CDS encoding PucR family transcriptional regulator, protein MQLKPLLRQLAAAFEVNIDTKFTHNPEVTHVQFVDMTEALMVHRLYLQPESSQIVRLSYSWHGHRRTVGVVNLGVRLTTVIAAQNQLLKLLMTLGKCLHHDIQIQAAINQLAINAITADFDTTLAQAVRLLKNPLAIIDLNGEILTRSHTTQLNGTSIHAAVETNRVGQWLLDHGFAPDTPDFLTQVYVAEDRLSAGPMLITPLANGTEPIGYLVMPALNQPLNDQQALLINAIGQVIAGSLVKNQIMPTAESQRDRLLNLLLTERQGGTFADQFAEQHVQLPTAMVLIRCEPLADQAPMILQQRLQYLMLPRFKQVLVSTYHQQCMALISIGLAAYNQNQFKIALQQITKQADCRLIVSQHYVNPEDTFAAYTVCERTAQLKTGRGRVIFCEDQFYNLALARVNHLEILPFFINPALRLLLAYDQQNHAELLPTLDAYLHATCNLTRTAKQLYVHPNTLRNRLQHISELTGCDLRDAETCFKLAASFKLQQFLVQHQYQYRPDIPIPTQD, encoded by the coding sequence ATGCAATTAAAACCGTTATTGCGGCAGTTAGCTGCAGCATTTGAGGTAAACATTGATACAAAATTTACACATAATCCTGAAGTGACACACGTTCAATTTGTTGATATGACAGAAGCTTTGATGGTGCATCGCCTGTATTTGCAACCCGAATCGAGCCAGATTGTTCGATTATCTTATAGTTGGCACGGCCACCGGCGAACGGTTGGTGTGGTTAATTTGGGTGTGAGATTAACCACGGTGATTGCTGCTCAGAATCAGTTACTAAAATTGTTAATGACACTCGGTAAGTGTTTACATCATGATATTCAAATTCAAGCGGCCATCAATCAGCTAGCCATTAATGCGATTACGGCAGACTTTGATACAACATTGGCGCAAGCGGTCCGGCTGCTGAAAAATCCGCTGGCGATTATTGATTTAAATGGTGAGATTCTGACTCGTTCACATACAACGCAACTGAATGGAACGAGTATCCATGCGGCAGTTGAAACGAACCGGGTTGGCCAGTGGTTGTTGGATCATGGGTTTGCGCCGGACACGCCTGATTTTTTGACGCAGGTCTATGTGGCGGAGGATCGTTTGTCAGCAGGGCCGATGTTAATTACGCCATTAGCGAATGGAACCGAGCCCATTGGTTATTTAGTCATGCCGGCACTCAATCAACCGTTAAATGACCAGCAGGCACTCCTCATTAATGCGATTGGCCAGGTTATTGCTGGATCGTTAGTTAAAAATCAAATTATGCCGACTGCTGAGTCACAACGAGACCGATTATTGAATTTATTGTTAACTGAGCGGCAGGGAGGAACATTTGCTGATCAGTTTGCTGAACAACATGTGCAACTACCAACTGCGATGGTTCTGATTCGCTGTGAGCCATTAGCTGATCAGGCGCCGATGATTTTACAACAACGGCTCCAATATTTAATGTTACCACGGTTTAAGCAAGTGTTAGTTTCCACCTATCATCAGCAATGTATGGCGTTGATTTCAATTGGTTTGGCCGCATACAATCAGAATCAATTCAAAATAGCGCTCCAACAAATTACCAAGCAAGCAGATTGTCGCCTAATCGTTTCCCAACACTATGTTAATCCAGAAGATACGTTTGCGGCGTATACGGTTTGTGAACGAACGGCGCAATTGAAGACTGGCCGGGGTCGGGTGATTTTTTGTGAAGACCAGTTTTATAATTTAGCATTAGCTCGGGTCAATCATCTCGAAATTTTACCTTTCTTTATTAACCCGGCATTACGCTTGTTGCTGGCTTATGACCAGCAAAATCATGCTGAACTATTGCCGACGTTAGATGCATACTTACATGCGACTTGTAATTTGACCCGAACGGCTAAGCAATTATATGTTCATCCAAATACTCTGCGTAATCGACTACAACATATTAGTGAGTTAACGGGATGTGACTTACGGGATGCTGAAACGTGTTTTAAATTAGCCGCTAGTTTTAAATTACAGCAATTTTTAGTACAACATCAGTACCAGTATCGACCGGATATTCCAATCCCAACCCAAGACTAA
- the pgmB gene encoding beta-phosphoglucomutase has protein sequence MSKFTDIKGFVFDLDGVIADTSVYHSQAWHQLADELGVAWSEELADNLKGVSRMDSLNLILKTGGKENDYTEAEKEAYATKKNTNYLNLLKGMDKTAILPGIEAFLADLAKHGYRLSLASASKNSPLVLEQLGLAHYFEARVDPATLKHGKPDPEIFARGAEVLGLKPEECAGVEDAKVGIQSINGAGETSIGIGDPAILTGADVNFKSTSELTLANLEAALA, from the coding sequence ATGAGTAAATTTACGGATATTAAAGGGTTTGTATTTGATTTGGATGGCGTGATTGCGGATACGTCCGTCTACCACTCACAAGCTTGGCATCAATTAGCTGATGAGTTGGGCGTGGCCTGGAGTGAAGAGCTCGCCGATAACTTGAAGGGTGTTAGCCGAATGGATTCGTTGAATCTGATCCTGAAAACAGGTGGTAAGGAAAACGATTATACAGAAGCTGAAAAAGAGGCTTACGCGACTAAGAAAAATACGAATTACTTGAACCTATTGAAAGGTATGGATAAAACGGCAATTTTACCTGGTATTGAGGCCTTTTTAGCTGACTTAGCTAAGCATGGTTATCGCTTATCATTAGCCTCAGCTTCTAAGAATTCACCACTTGTTCTAGAACAATTAGGATTGGCACATTACTTTGAAGCACGGGTTGATCCAGCGACCTTAAAACACGGCAAGCCCGATCCAGAAATTTTTGCGCGTGGTGCAGAAGTACTGGGGCTTAAACCGGAAGAATGTGCGGGTGTTGAAGACGCTAAGGTTGGAATTCAGTCGATTAATGGTGCTGGTGAGACGTCGATTGGTATTGGGGATCCTGCCATTTTGACGGGGGCAGACGTTAACTTTAAGTCAACGAGTGAATTAACCTTAGCTAATTTGGAAGCAGCCTTAGCATAA
- a CDS encoding threonine/serine ThrE exporter family protein yields the protein MNNDRKSMMPLSQRHHMTIPWKDFIRNEDVPAKHASLQERTSIVGRVGILMLSCGTGAWRVRDAMNKIARSLNLTCSADIGLISIQYTCFHHERSYTQVLSLPNTGVNTDKLNILEQFVKDFDKQYARLTVAQVHAAIDEVQVRPKQYSPVVLGLAAGLACSGFIFLLGGGIPEMICSFLGAGLGNYVRALMGKRSMTTIAGIAVSVAVACLAYMVSFKIFEYNFQILAQHEAGYIGAMLFVIPGFPFITSMLDISKLDMRSGLERLAYAIMITLIATLVGWLVATLVNFKPADFLPLGLSPLAILLLRLPASFCGVYGFSIMFNSSQKMAITAGFIGAIANTLRLELVELTAMPPAAAAFCGALVAGLIASIVNRYNGYPRISLTVPSIVIMVPGLYIYRAIYSIGNNQISVGSLWLTKAVLIIMFLPLGLFVARALLDHEWRHFD from the coding sequence ATGAATAATGATCGTAAGTCTATGATGCCATTATCGCAACGACATCATATGACAATTCCGTGGAAGGACTTTATCCGTAATGAAGATGTGCCGGCTAAGCACGCAAGTTTGCAGGAGCGGACTTCAATTGTCGGTCGAGTTGGTATTCTGATGTTGTCGTGTGGTACGGGGGCGTGGCGAGTTCGTGACGCGATGAATAAGATTGCCCGCAGTCTTAACTTGACGTGTTCGGCGGACATTGGCTTGATTTCGATTCAATACACGTGTTTTCATCACGAACGTAGCTATACACAAGTATTATCTTTACCGAACACCGGCGTCAATACGGATAAGCTAAATATTTTAGAACAATTTGTCAAGGATTTCGATAAGCAGTATGCTCGATTAACGGTGGCGCAAGTACATGCGGCCATTGATGAGGTGCAAGTGCGCCCTAAACAGTATTCACCAGTGGTTTTAGGATTAGCAGCCGGATTAGCATGTAGCGGATTCATCTTTTTACTCGGCGGCGGTATTCCAGAGATGATTTGCTCCTTTCTAGGGGCAGGACTCGGTAACTATGTTCGTGCATTGATGGGTAAACGATCAATGACGACGATTGCAGGCATCGCGGTCAGCGTTGCCGTAGCTTGTCTGGCTTATATGGTGAGCTTTAAAATTTTTGAATATAATTTTCAAATTCTAGCGCAACATGAAGCTGGTTATATCGGGGCAATGTTATTCGTGATTCCGGGGTTCCCATTTATTACGAGCATGTTGGATATATCCAAGCTAGATATGCGTTCGGGTTTGGAACGGTTAGCTTATGCAATTATGATTACTTTGATTGCTACGCTGGTCGGATGGTTGGTCGCAACCTTAGTGAACTTTAAACCCGCTGATTTTTTGCCATTAGGGTTGTCACCATTAGCGATTCTTTTATTACGTTTACCGGCTAGTTTCTGTGGGGTTTATGGTTTCTCAATTATGTTTAATAGTTCGCAAAAAATGGCCATTACAGCGGGTTTTATTGGCGCGATTGCCAACACATTACGGCTTGAACTAGTAGAATTAACAGCCATGCCACCGGCCGCTGCGGCTTTTTGCGGGGCGCTCGTTGCGGGCTTGATTGCTTCGATTGTTAATCGCTATAATGGTTATCCACGAATCTCATTGACTGTCCCATCGATTGTAATTATGGTACCAGGATTATATATTTACCGAGCGATTTATAGTATTGGTAATAATCAAATAAGTGTTGGTTCGTTGTGGTTGACCAAAGCGGTATTAATTATCATGTTTCTACCATTAGGGTTGTTTGTTGCGCGCGCACTGTTGGACCATGAATGGCGTCATTTTGATTAA
- a CDS encoding tyrosine-protein phosphatase, whose protein sequence is MVAITNLRSLGGYRNVHQQVVKDGLIYRSGQLNQLTPAQKQYLATTLGITRIIDMRSADERHQFPDVTWPQVQYQVLDVLAQVMNNDASLQSMVSSTGAVHERMIQLYEQLALDPTARQSYRRFIQLLLVPNQPLVFHCFAGKDRTGVGAALFLKIMAVSDEQIMADYLLTNQAREHANQQILATMASQLTPEQQRAVSQALLVDADYLSHYFEVIRAHYGTFSNYLQAGLELTTKECQQLRQLYLTR, encoded by the coding sequence ATGGTAGCGATTACTAATTTAAGGTCATTAGGCGGTTATCGGAATGTGCATCAACAGGTCGTTAAAGATGGATTGATTTATCGGTCAGGACAACTTAATCAGTTAACGCCGGCGCAAAAGCAATATTTGGCGACAACGTTAGGAATTACGCGGATCATTGATATGCGGAGTGCTGACGAGCGCCATCAATTTCCCGATGTCACGTGGCCACAAGTACAGTATCAAGTGTTAGATGTATTGGCCCAGGTCATGAACAATGATGCGAGTTTGCAATCGATGGTCAGTAGCACAGGGGCAGTTCATGAGCGAATGATTCAGTTATATGAACAATTGGCATTAGACCCAACTGCTCGTCAAAGTTATCGCCGATTTATTCAATTATTACTAGTTCCAAACCAACCGCTAGTGTTTCATTGCTTTGCCGGCAAGGATCGGACTGGGGTCGGTGCGGCCCTGTTTTTGAAGATCATGGCTGTTAGCGATGAGCAGATTATGGCTGATTACTTGTTAACGAATCAGGCACGTGAGCACGCTAATCAGCAAATTCTGGCGACGATGGCGTCTCAATTAACGCCGGAACAGCAGCGGGCTGTTAGTCAGGCATTATTAGTAGATGCAGATTACTTGAGTCATTATTTTGAAGTTATCAGAGCCCATTACGGCACATTCTCAAATTATTTACAGGCTGGCTTAGAATTGACTACCAAGGAGTGTCAACAGCTGCGTCAATTATATTTGACTAGGTAG
- a CDS encoding 4-hydroxyphenylacetate 3-hydroxylase N-terminal domain-containing protein, translating to MHTIEQLNDGRAVYLNGHRVNVADVPIFRKTLALNNQYYALQHTHAEVHTYQENGQRYDIDFKVPRTVEDLRQKHRAYQEIAQSNSGMLGRTPDFLNTGMAVLAERAAFLGHNQYTNFAANARNYAKEIKTNDIFISHALQNPQLNRQKAINNIPSGYAGVHTVERNQDGIFVSGAKMVNTMAPIADDLLIFNPPELLLANGDSSYAVAFATPLNNPGVKIICRKLLDHPAASIDDYPLSNALDEIDAYIVFDHAFIPWSKVFVENNVEMSNRFFIDSGMFIHTSHQDEVRGITKLELATSLAIRIAHILGLDGFLGVQEKLGRLTANLELIKGTITRSEDDGHLDKFGIYTPSLQALQAVRSNLPEFYDEALRVTQHLAAGSMVGVPSFAEFNGDNAAILNQALTTDRATAQERSRLLNLAFDLTSAGFGQRQLMYEYYHGGDPMRIRAQHYQHADLQAGNHMLDQLLSTDSVDH from the coding sequence ATGCATACTATCGAACAGCTCAATGATGGGCGTGCGGTCTATTTGAATGGACACCGCGTCAATGTCGCCGACGTCCCAATCTTTCGTAAAACTTTAGCCCTGAATAACCAATATTACGCACTTCAACATACTCATGCTGAAGTACACACTTATCAAGAAAACGGTCAGCGCTATGATATTGATTTTAAAGTGCCACGTACCGTTGAGGATTTGCGGCAAAAACACCGGGCTTATCAGGAAATTGCACAAAGTAACAGTGGTATGTTAGGGCGCACACCAGATTTTCTTAATACTGGTATGGCCGTCTTAGCAGAACGCGCTGCCTTCCTCGGACACAACCAATATACCAATTTTGCAGCGAATGCTCGTAATTACGCTAAGGAGATCAAAACTAACGACATCTTCATTAGCCATGCCCTTCAAAACCCACAACTCAACCGTCAAAAAGCCATTAATAATATTCCATCCGGGTACGCAGGTGTTCATACCGTTGAACGTAACCAAGACGGCATCTTTGTTTCGGGTGCCAAAATGGTCAATACAATGGCCCCCATTGCCGATGACTTACTGATCTTCAATCCACCAGAGTTATTGCTAGCAAATGGTGATAGTAGTTACGCCGTCGCCTTTGCCACACCACTCAATAACCCCGGCGTCAAAATTATTTGTCGTAAATTATTGGACCATCCGGCTGCTTCAATCGACGACTACCCTCTAAGTAACGCCCTTGACGAAATCGATGCTTACATTGTTTTCGATCACGCTTTTATTCCATGGTCAAAGGTTTTTGTCGAAAATAACGTCGAAATGAGTAATCGTTTCTTCATTGATTCTGGCATGTTCATTCATACGTCCCATCAAGACGAGGTTCGTGGCATTACCAAACTCGAATTAGCAACTAGTTTGGCAATTCGTATCGCACATATCCTAGGTTTAGATGGGTTCCTAGGGGTCCAAGAAAAACTTGGTCGTTTGACGGCTAATCTTGAGCTCATCAAAGGCACCATCACTCGCTCAGAAGACGATGGTCATTTGGATAAATTTGGCATCTATACACCAAGTCTACAAGCATTACAGGCCGTCCGTTCAAACCTTCCCGAATTCTATGATGAGGCGCTCAGGGTAACCCAACACTTAGCAGCCGGTTCCATGGTTGGCGTACCTAGCTTTGCAGAATTTAATGGTGATAACGCCGCTATCTTAAACCAGGCTCTGACCACCGATCGGGCAACGGCCCAAGAACGGTCTCGCCTGTTGAACTTAGCCTTCGATTTGACCAGCGCCGGGTTCGGCCAACGTCAATTAATGTACGAATATTACCATGGTGGCGATCCAATGCGCATTCGCGCTCAACATTATCAACACGCTGATTTGCAAGCTGGTAATCACATGCTTGACCAACTATTGTCAACTGATAGCGTTGACCACTAA
- a CDS encoding ASCH domain-containing protein has protein sequence MDVQSFFEQAKSTLNLPKTTPLQSAYQFGSEADELAQLVLTGTKTATTSAYDLYEADEPLPKVGAYDVILDAHDQPVCVTRTDQVMITPYLDITATHAYLEGEGDRTYAYWRHVHDVFFEQEYQSAHQLFDPQTAQMVLERFHVVYPAH, from the coding sequence ATGGATGTCCAATCCTTTTTTGAACAAGCTAAATCTACACTGAATCTGCCAAAAACAACCCCGTTACAGAGCGCCTATCAGTTTGGTAGCGAAGCCGATGAACTCGCACAACTCGTACTAACTGGCACAAAGACGGCTACCACCAGCGCTTATGATCTATACGAAGCTGATGAACCACTTCCAAAAGTTGGGGCTTACGATGTCATCTTAGACGCCCACGATCAACCGGTCTGTGTGACTCGTACTGACCAAGTCATGATTACCCCCTACCTTGACATCACTGCGACACACGCTTATTTAGAAGGTGAAGGCGACCGCACCTATGCCTATTGGCGCCACGTTCATGACGTCTTTTTTGAACAGGAGTACCAAAGTGCACACCAGCTCTTTGACCCCCAAACCGCACAAATGGTCCTAGAACGCTTTCATGTCGTTTATCCTGCGCACTAA